The Balearica regulorum gibbericeps isolate bBalReg1 chromosome W, bBalReg1.pri, whole genome shotgun sequence nucleotide sequence AACAGGTCTCTTCTTTCAGCCAAGGATGCTACCTCCATCTGTGGAAGGCTCCAAAGTTTTCACAAAGCTTCATAGAAGTTTACCTATTCAGTCAAGACGAATGCTTCAAAGTAtcaaaaagcacaaataaaaacactttaaaacaaTATATAGCTATAGACTCAGCCTTAAAAATGTCATGGTGATAAACAGTGTTATctagacagatttttttttaaaaaaattcattgctataactttttcaaaaatattgcattaaaaGAAGGGCACATTGACAAACTCACATTTGAGTAGCAGCAGTTCCAAATTTAAGCTTAgcattttttaacagttttggaTTTAGTTTTTGCTAAACCAATACTGAGCCAAggaacatttatttcagttgttcTGCAGGTGGCTTCACATTTTCACATAACAATATTGAGAGCAGGGGATAAGCAGCTTGATTCACAACAGGAAAAACATTGCCtatcagatttttctttcatatgtaGTCACTAGAACTAGTCCCAGATGAATCCTATCAATAACATCCCTACTGGATGGCAGTAAATGGGAAATAAGTAGGATACGATGACCCATCAAGCCCAAAtggcattttttccctttgagcCAAAGTCATTTCTGATTCTATGGCTATAAATTACTAAACTAATCAAAAttacttgaagaaaaatgtttggttcGAGGCTACAATCAGTTAATCCACTCCTTACAGATCAGCCACAGCAAgcatgtgaaaaacaaatatcCTTCCTAAAGAAGCCTACACTAATCCAATTATGACcaacaataaataaatgggTGAGAAGCTTTTCTCTATCTAATCTATGGTTACATTTATtgtcagatgaaaaaaacctccactCAAAAGATAATCAGTCATATTCTTAACAGTAGCAACTTATCAGgcactttccttctgtttggTGTTTGAAAGCGTGTTTATATCTGCTGCTTCCATATTCACATGGCACTTGTTCTATCGTAATGAAAAACTTCTATCCCTCTGGGCTAACACAAGCAACCACCCACCCGCAAACATGGACCAAGTATAAAATGATTAAGTTTTCAAATTTCCAAATTACAACTGTTGCAAGACACAAATTGTTATGAAAatggctatttaaaaaaaaaaaattagtgcagctaaatttctattaaaaataacactgtcAACATAAgtcttaatttatttccaagtgTTCAAATTGTTATTACACATATGCCATTTAACTACTTTTTATTTGAACATTAAGATAATTAGTTGGAGGGCTCATATTTCCAGTGGCCTCTCTGCAGTAGATACCACCAGAGCAAAACATGAAACATTCCACATGGTTAACAATATGACATTTGAGTTACCAGAATTACAATCATCAACTTTTTGCTAAGAGATCACATTAGTAGTACATAACTGGGGCATTTCCTTTAACAGAAATATCAAACTTAGAACTGTATTTGTTTAACTTCAATATGAACATCTCTACATAAGAGCAACATTGTACATGACAGTTTGATTTAGCACACATACAGTACTTTGGCAgctctgtgatttatttttcctcctaagCTCCGTAGtatgtttaatttataaaacatattGCTAATATGCCCAGCATAAATATCAAGAATCAAATGTATCTTTCTTTTGCCACTTCAATGGGAAAGGGAGCAGTGTTTTTATCTCATATTACAGTCTTTTCATACATGCACAATTTTCTTCCATAGACACTTCTACATGTACCCTAACTATCATTTTGtctgcaagaaaataatctttattaaaaaaacaaccctgaattttcttctcaaattagAAAGTCTACAGCCATAGACAATTACATGACAAATCACTACCaactatttatttcaaaataacacTGAATGTGTCAAATTTTTATCAAGTAACCAGCACATCAGTTATCTGAGATGCAATGAATTCACTCATAATTAAGCACGTCTCATTTTGAGTTCATTTGTGAAACTGACTAGTTTATTAGTTACCTTTTTTGTAGGTCAGTCATACAGATGTTAAGACTGGCTCaggtaaaatatatattttatcattattacaGACAGAAATATAACCGGCAGAtggaaagctatttttaaacacacaagctaagtaaaaatcaaactgtGCCAAGATTTCTCAAGTAAAATGGGATAGACATCTCCAGTAATTATCATCACAAATTCAGCAAGGGTGTTACCTATAAGGATCTAATAGTTCTTGGTTAACAAATACTAATTTCTTTGAATATCTCTACCATCAGTTTCAACATGAGAACTAATCACTATATTAAAACTTTTTCACTTACTCCTCGAAAATGAATGAATTTAATTCTCCACTTTCCTGAACACAATTATATTGTACTCTGATACACAACTGCCACCCAATGACCTACTACCACAGTAGTTTAAGTGTGGACAATGTTCCCTCTATTATGATAATCATGCATTTTAAAGTAGCTACATGAAAGTTTTGAGGTAAAAATGGGTGAAATCTGGTTGcaaaatttcatagaatcatagaatggtttgggttggaagggaccttaaagatcatctagtttcaacccccctgccatgggcagggacaccctccactagaccacgttgcccaaagccccatccaacctggccttgaatacttccagggagggggcatccacaacttctctgtgcagcctgttccagtgcctcaccactcacagtaaagaatttctttctaacatctaatctgaatcgaccctccttcagcttaaacccattaccccttgtcctgtcactacatgtccttgtaaacagtccctctccagctttcttgtaggcccccttcaggtactggaaggccacaataaggtctccccagagccttctccaggctgaacaatcccaactctctcagcctgtcctcataggagaggtgctccagccttcagatttaaaggaaaaaaaaacaaaaccacaacacatatatacatactacaaataaaaaaccccacctagAATCTGTTGATAGTAATTtgaagcaatttattttattcactcATCTGTGAAATTTTAGcagatatttcatatttattctaTTTGGTTCAAATACCCCTAACATGCTATTAAGAGTCACTCAAAAAAGAATGTTGTGCCCAAAAATGCAGCTACTACCACAAAACTTCTCTTCACCCTTTTATTCACCCTCAAGCAGTTCTTAAAAACTCAGATTTCCTGAGCTATACAAAGCCAGATCTtaactttatttgaaatatgtcAACAATGGATAAGTCAAAAAGCAGGTGGAGGTATCTGacataatatttaaataatatatatttaacttGATAGAGTCACCCTTCAATAGCCATTTGTATTGAATTATAAActttgcagcagaggaagtcTGCATATAGAACTTAGCAGAACAGGACTTCCATATGTCTGCAATATAAACAATTATATTAAGATATtccaaaattaaacaaatagtAAATCCTGCTTATGtatacaaaattttaaaataatacattaaattTAACATCAAATGGGAAAATTACAGCCAAACCAATAAGTTGTAAATATAGTCTTCAAATATCAATTTTCATGAAGTTGTTTCATCTTCCTTCGATTAACTGATTTAAGTCAGAAAAGAAACTCTTCTCCTATTCCGCTAACATACATTTCTTCACTGCAGTTATTATACATCAGCTAACTTTGATCTTCCACCATTAATTTCTGTACCGGCACACCCCTTATCTCTCCAAGTTCTACTCAAACATCATAATTCTCCCTTCTTCATTCCATAGTTTGTGACACCTACCAAAAAGCCCTTCAATCAGGGCAGCATCTAGTCTAATAGAGCTCTCACTGGACAGAAGCTTCTCTTACCAGAATAATACACTGGTAGACAAAGATCACTAGAGTCATAATCTGCTACGGACTAGCGCTCCATTGTAAGTGCTAAGTATCTTCTGTACAAGAGATAAAAAACAGTTGTGCACACATAAGCCACACAAGGCAAGCCAAGTTAAATGGTTTGGGCAGGCAGCATGGACAGGGCAAGAAGCATGATAACCAGATGTTTTGGCTGAAGCAATTTTAACCCTGTTTGACTGTTTAACCTGTGTTACAGCCTAGTTTAAACACCATTGTCTACACAATACTCTCAAACGAACAAAAGCCCTACAAAGACAAGTTAACTGCTCTTTTCTATAGAATAACTAGTCAGTATGTGTTCAAGAATGAATTTAATGCAAAGCTTGAAAAGGGTACCTAATAACCATATTTGGAGCTTTTAAATACTATCTTACTCTGAGGTATATGTCTATTACTGTAAAAATTTATGTATAACATTCTAAAATCTAGGGTCCAAGAATAAAGGCTAACTGTATTTTCTAAGCAAGctacagaaaaacaggaagaaatagcATGTGGCTTGTGTTCAAGTGTTATTGTTTATCATAACACTTCATGCAAGTAATGCAAAAAAGTCTATTACTCAGGACTGTTTACATCtgaataaatacagtaaattagcaaatacagtatttaaaatgatctacaaaaatgtgttttaccaAGTATTCATTGTTTGTATCAAGTCTTAAAGCAGAAAGCTGTCAGGGCAATACCAAAGtgtatgaaataaaagaaaaaaaattcaatggaaacattttaagaaatatcctcagaaaacaaattcatatTAACAGTTAACTGAAACTAAAACAAAGGCTAAAGCCATTAGGTGGTCTTATCAGCAAACACTTTCAATCAAAAGGCCATAAACAACTATGCTTTACAtattaattgatttattttataccATGAGGTGAAAGCAACACATTTCCTTTTAGTAAAGTATACACAAATAGCCTCACTCAGAATACACTTTTAATGCAcataaaaaaagtattcatcTTACAAACAGTTTTGCAATCCAAATATACAATAGCttggaaaacaatattttagaaaacaaaagccaatGTAAAAAGACCACTTAAACCAACTAAAATTATAAAGGTTTCTGTATGGCTCtgtatttacagttttcttaCTGCATCATCAATATCAGAAATCTGTTCCTTCAGCTGGTTCCACTGTTCTGGATTTAAAGAAATAcctgaaatgcattaaaaataaatactttggacaaaaagaaaattgtagtGCAGGATCTTGCATAATTACTGTCAAGGCTGGTTTCATAGACAAAGTCTATATCATGACTATTAACGCTTAAGCTACCTCAAGTGTAACAACTATCTCAGTTGCAAAGTTAAACTACTCATTTGGGAATGCTTCAGTTTAACTTTAGACCTTAGCTTATCTCTGGACAAGTttaatttatgaagaaaatgagtgCAGAATAACAAATTCATTCACAAGTGTTAGGCTAAACACAGGAAATATAGGTCTGAAATACAGCTCCGGCCTTGATAGAAGGCAGCACAAAAAAGTGTAGGAAATCAATCATATTCCTGTTGGCTCCTAAAAGCCATACCTCGGTGGACTGAACTTCTATGCACTTTTAAAGTACCataattctggggttttttttcctcccgtTTCTTAAAGTACAGTGAATAACATTGTACAAGTAACATTTTGGAGAGACTCTATTCTGCTCCCTAGCACTCAAACACCAACATGGAAgttattttttcacttcaagTTCACTATAGCTTCTAGTGACATTCAATCAATGATTATTCAGCACCCCACAACCCATCTACTCAGTTCTAAATTTGTACTTCAAGTTCAAGTCCAGGCACATGTTTCCTTTGTGCTTTAGTCTCCTCATTCTTCCCCTAAAATCTCCATGCCAACTCTATGCAAGTACAGACTCACAGGCCTACCTCTCATACTCTCTCCAGCAAGGCTCTTCTACTATTTACCCCCACTCTCCCCCCCTCAGTGATCAGGCTCCCTTCATTGTTTTCTCCCTGTAGGTGGAGTAGGACCTGAAAACAGGTGAAATTTTGAATTCCATTTTTGGGGCTCatcaccttttttcccccccctcccttctaCCATCACTGTCTTATCAAAGCACTATTTATCAGAGCAGTGAGCAGTCTGCACAGAGCTATTCTAAGCAGTTTTCCACCAGTCTTTAGAGGgcagatttcttttgaaaacagttaGGCCAGGTGTGCTAACCATTATTAGGGGACCAAATGTCATCATCAAGATTCCCCTGAACAACATATCAGCTAAACTGCATACAATTCAGACATGTTGGAAACAATCTGATAACAATTCTAaactgttggatttttttttcttttctatattttattacACAATTTCAACTGTTCATACTGTTTTTAGGATAGCTGGATAAGGGGCTCATAAGTGCAAAGGAACATTAGACTCACATACTGTATCagattattattaattttatccTAATAAAATTCAGATCCTTTTGCCACATTGATAAACATTTCTATCTacataatgttatttttgtcaCTCTGTATACCCATCAAGTTTCACTGTAGTTTACCACTCAAACTGCATATACTTTTGATTTCTACCTCAAAACACAGCAGTTTAAAGCCCTTAGAAGTTGGAGTAATCTTTTTTGTTAAGTAGCAGCAACACATCCAAACCAAGAAATTTTCCTGTACAGTATCAGTACACCTGTTCATACAAACTTATTCTTAGTGGTTATTTAAGAGCTGttgaaaacatttctcaagCTTTCCAAACATCTATTTGCTCCTGGACACTTCATACTTACCTCTTTCCTTGGCACAATATGAAAAATGATTAaaagtaagcttttttttttttttttaaaacagaagcaatgTGACATTAAGGAAAACACTATTACTGCAACTATCCTTGCATCCCCATCTTGCAAGTGGCAAAGTtctgaaaattctgaaaaagttCAGTGAAGGCATGCCATAAAAAGTAGGTATGGGAATAGCAATTAAAGGTACAGTAGCTTATTCTGTGTTGCACAGTACCAAAACTTGAACACTTGAGGTATTTTCACCTGAACtaaaatcttgaaatatttttttacaaaattagtcacattaaatattttaatcttaaatttgATAGAAATTTAAGAtcattgttttaaagaaattaacatCTCATTACAAATGAATAAGTTAAATCTTTTCAGTGacttttgaaataagaaatcCAATTGTAATAAGAGCAAGAAATGGAGTTAAGTTAATCAATGGGATAATGTATGGCTATGTATGTAACTCTCATATCAAATTTGCTTGTATTTGATGCCTTGTTTTCCCTAAATAAATCATGGGGGATCCAGACTCAggccaataaaaaaaaaaaatcactttgtttttgtttataatCTACAGATAAAACTAATAATTTgttaaaagataaattataaaaaagtaaaaatattactCTAAAAATACCATTTAGTAACAAAGTATAAAAATCTGATGATACACAAAGTTCTCCAGCAAGCTGCAGATaatgttttaatacaaaataacatGAAGCAGAATACCTTTTCTGCCAGGCTTCATTTCACCTTCTTGATCCATCCAATATTCTCTAATATCAATTAAAACTTTCCCTTTAAAGTCACGAACACTGACATACCTCATTTTGCCAATCTGTCAAAACACATATAAGGATATCTTTTAGATATTTTACATATTACAGCATTCCCTTTTCCCAGCAGCATCAGACTTGGACACATTACATTGCAGTTTATTTTAGATACCAGAGAAACAACTAGATCAAGAGCTTAATCCAGAGTAGTCAGTAGGCAAATAAGTAAtaacaatataaataaatgatttaaaaCCACTTGAGCATTCAATGCTCAATGCAAAAGTGGCTCTCCTAGACTAAAAATACCTATATTCTTAACAAGCTTACATCTTACAAAACCCACTAATTTACTGTTTTcggaaataaaattttgcctCTATTATAACCATCTTTGTTAGTAGCAGTTGTAAACAAACAGGGAAGAGGGAGTTCTACTCCCAAATATAAATTTTAGTCCATTCCATATGTACAGAAATCAAATTAGATATTCACGAGAAGCACAATTTCTAgagtggttttttgggtttttttttttgttttttttttttaaacacagtaaaTACAGATGAAAACTAAAGCAAGCCACCAACTGTCCCATGCCTGCTCCCAAGTCCTCATGGCACTTCATTGGAATTGTGGTTAAAAGACTATCGCACTGTACCAGATGTTCCAAAAACCCATCCAAATCCTTTAAGTTTACCAGCATGCAGTACAGTATGAAATGCCTTTGGAATTTCATAATTTCACACCACAGTGGCTTAACTGAATTATGAgggctgcctttttttttttttcttcttgtcctaagaaaaaaaaggcaggggaggaagggaagagagacaaCAGGCACACTGACAACTACACATTACAAtacatttttccaaatttgaTAAAAAAACCTATTCATTCACATAAACTCAAAGTATAATGTGAACTTGAGAATCAGAAATAAGATAAGAACACAGTCAAATACAATTCACATAAGAAATTCTTAGTACTCCATATGTACCTTCTGGATATACTTTATGAAGAAAGAACACATTCTAAAGtaagcaaatttaaaaatagaatattccTTCCTGATAAAACATTAGTTTTAGTTTTGAACTTCCTTAATTTATGCATCTTGCACTTTGACATAATTTAATGGGAGGTCAAGCACATCTTACTAGCATTAAGTCCGACCAGAAAGCATGAACAACACTCCAATCACCTAAAATCattcacaaatatttaagtcataaaagctgttatttca carries:
- the LOC104641102 gene encoding activated RNA polymerase II transcriptional coactivator p15; the protein is MPKSKELVSSSSSASDSDSEVDKKAKRKKQTAPEKPVKKIKTGESSKGPASSKQSSNRDENMFQIGKMRYVSVRDFKGKVLIDIREYWMDQEGEMKPGRKGISLNPEQWNQLKEQISDIDDAVRKL